The nucleotide sequence GACAGCAATGGTGAACCAACTGGTTTATTACATGATACTGCCGCAGAGCTTGTTAAGAAAGTGGTTCCAGAAGTATCTCAAGAGTATTTAAATCGAGCTCTGAAAACTTCTGTTCAGCATCTTCATTCACTAGGTATTACGGGAGGGCATTCGGAAGACTTAAGTTATTATGGTTATGTTGAAAGACCGTTAAAAGCTTATAAGTCTGTAATAGAAGAGGAACGTTTAAAGTTTCGTGCTCATCTTTTAGTCCATCACGAAGCACTAAACGACTTTAAAGAAATTAAACAAGACTACCAAATACCTTTTGTAGAATATGGTGCTTTGAAAATTTTTGCAGATGGAGCTTTCGGTGGCCGCACAGCTTGGTTGTCTCAGCCATACAATGATGCTCCTGAGACATCGGGAGTATCCATACATGAAGATGAGGGATTACTACAACTTGTTCAAATTGCTCGAGAAAATAGCATGAATATTGCCGTACATACTATTGGGGATATGGCTCTTAAGCAAACGATTGCTGTTATAAAAAAGTGTCCGCCCAAAAAGGGAAGAGATCGTCTGATACATGTTGGACTCGTTGATGAAGAATTGATTAAAGATATGAAGCAGCTTTCAGTCATTTTGGATATACAGCCTGGTTTTGTTGCTTCAGATTTTCCTTGGCTGATTGAAAGGCTTGGAACAGACAGAATTCCGTATGCTTTTCCATTTAGAACATTAATTGATGAAGGGTTAATTTGTGCAGGTGGCTCGGATGCTCCAATTGAACCTGTTAATCCTCTTCTTGGAATCTTTGCTGCTGTAGCACGAAGGAAGCCAGGAGAGAATCACGAAGGATATGTACCACTGCAAAAATTAACGATGTACGAAGCAATTGGCATATATACATCCGGCAGTGCTGCTGCAATTATGCAAGAGCACCATAGAGGTTTGATTAAAGAAGGATATATCGCTGATTTTACTGTTTTAGATCGAGATTTATTTCAAACGCCAATAGACGATATTCTCGATGTTAATGTTGTATATACGATTGTAGACGGTGACATTGTTTACGAGAAAACTACGTAAATTCAGTCAATCAATCACTTCAAAGATTACGAAATTAATCAAAATGAAAAAGAGTATGCGGAGCGCATGCTCTTTTTTGTTTGATAAGGAAATGACAGAAACCAACAAAGAACTCTGGTTTTTTACTGATTTTATTAGAGAAAGCTTCTTCTTACTTTATGCCAAAACGAATTGTCTTTTAATTTTACTGTCTTGATCCGTTTATCTGTTAGTTCGAAACTTAGTTTTTCACAGTGTTTAATGCTCATCGCCTCATTATCCATTCCAATAATCGGATAATGGCTATTGTCATGTTTAATCATAAGTGTCATTTTGCGGTTATCACTTAACAAGAATGAGGAGCCGAGGGTACGGTAGTGATTATTATTTAAAGAAGCAAGTTCACTGATCTGATAACAAGCGAGCATAGGGTCTACAACCGCACCGTTTACAGATTTATTGTATGCCGTACTGCCTGTTGGCGTTGAAATGATCAATCCATCACCACGGAACGTTTCAAAATACAAGTCATCAATAAACACATCAATCTCAAGAGTTCGAATAATAGAAGAACGAAGAGAACATTCATTTAAGCAATAGAAGGATCCTTGTCCATCAATATTTACCGATAAAGCGGGATACTTCCTAACTTCGATCTGCTCATTTTTCATCGCTTCTATCATACCTGCTTGATCGTCAATGTGAAAGTCGCAATAGAATTCAGATTCTAATGTGCTTACTCCTACGTATAGACAATCATCTCTGAAACCAGTTTTGCGTACAGCTTGTAAGAAAGAGCCATCGCCACCTATGCTTGCAATAATATTCGCTTCTTTTTCATTCTCAACAACTTCGAATCCTTCAGATATCGCAAGTGATTTTAAAAGCTCAGTCTTCTCTAGAATCGAATCTTCCTTTTTGTAAAAAAAGAAAATCTTATTGCGCACAGTCATACCGTATTCCTCCTTAAATCCTTCTGCTTCATTATTGTGTTCTGAATTTTATATTGAAATTCCTGTTTCTATTGTAACAGACATCAACAGAGTTTAGATTAAATAACCTCTGCCCATAATGAAGGAATAGAAGGGAAGAGTCGTATGAACTGGATTTTGCTTATTATCGGTATTCTCGTTTTTCTATTGGTCTTATTATGTGTATCAACCATTCATATCTCGGTGTATTTTGTTCACCGTAATGACAATAGTGATATTACCGTTACATTGAGAATGTATCGTTTTATAAAATACAAAATGAACGTGCCTCTTATTAGTATAGATGCACAGGACCATTCGATTAAAATTAGAGAAGAAAAACAAGGGACGATGGGACAGAAAAAAGAAAAAAAGAAAAAAGTGTCCTTTCGCCAATTGAAAAATCAATATGTAAGCTTTAAAAAAATGCTTAGTCATATTCATCACTTTTATAAAATTCTTGCTGCTTTTTTGAAAAAAATAAAAGTAAAGAAGGTGGAATGGCATAGTGCGGTTGGACTTGGAGAAGCTTCCTCTTCTGCTATCGCTGCAGGTACAGTATGGGGATTTAAAGGAATTGCTCTTCAAGTAATGCATACTTTCTTTAAGCTGGAAGGAAATCCGAACATATCTGTCGTTCCGGTTTTTCAAGGCATGCACAGTGAAACGCGGTTCTCTTGTATGTTTTCATTTAAAATCGGGCATGCTATTGTCGTTATGTTAAAAATCTTAAAGTCCTGGCGAATGTCAAGTCGTTCAGCTAAGGTGAATTCTGAATATATGACTGGAGGCATGTAAAAATGAGTGAACATCCAATCCAGGGTTTAATGAAAACCGCGATGGAAAATTTAAAAGAAATGATCGATGTGAATACGATTATCGGTGATCCGGTAGAAACCCCTGACGGCAGTGTGATTTTAACTGTATCAAAGGTAGGGTTTGGGTTTGCTGCAGGCGGAAGTGAGTTTGGGAATCAAGAAGAATCATCACGTGCATCAACTCAGCAAGGGACTTCAAGTCAATCGAAAGAGATGCCGTTTGGCGGAGGAAGCGGGGGAGGAGTTTCAATCACTCCAATCGCATTCCTTGTCGTAAGCAACACAGGGATTAAAACGATTCACTTAGATAATAGCACACATTTATATGAGAGAATTTTAGATCTAGCTCCTGGTGTAATTGATAAACTGCAGCATATTATGAATAAAAATAAAAACAATCAAGGGCCATCAAGTACACAAAATCATGAGTTTTAAAAAAGCTAACATCTCGTTAGCTTTTTCTTCTGCATTGCTTTAAGATGAAAGGGAAAGTACATATTATTATTTCTTTGAGGAGGAGTATGAATCATGAGCGTAACATTTAAAGAAAAACCAGTTACATTACTAGGAAACGAAGTAAAAGTAGGGGACCAAGCTCCCGATTTTAAAGTGTTGGCAAACGATATGTCAGAAGTAACTCTAGCTGACTCAAAAGGAAGCGTACGTTTAATTGCCGCTGTACCTTCTGTTGATACAGGTGTTTGTGATGCTGAAGTTCGTCGTTTCAATGAAGAGGCATCAAAGCTCGATAACGTAAAAGTGTTAACCGTTTCAGTGGACTTGCCTTTCGCACAAAAAAGATGGTGTGCTGCAGCTGGCATTGAAAATGTTCAAACTCTTTCTGATCATCGTGACCTTTCATTCGGTAAGGCTTATGGCGTTGCGATAGAAGAACTTCGCCTTCTTGCGAGATCTGTTTTTGTTATCGATAGCTCAGACAAGATCACTTATGTGGAATATGTTAGTGAAGTAACGAGTCACCCTAACTACGAAGCAGCAATCGAAGCGGCTAAAGCTGCAAAATAAGCAATCAGACATCTCCGGTAGAGCCAATACATACCGGAGATTTTTATTTGTATCTGTTAACAATTCAGTTGTTACACGAAATCAATCATTTATAAAAACAAAAGTATAATAAATAACCTGAAAAACGTTAACCATTGTATTTTTTAGCTTGGATTTGCTAAAATGTTTCCTGTGTAAACTTAGGAGGAAGCGGATATGAGTTCTTTTAAAGATGTAGAAAAATTGTTTGTAACGATGGATAATACAGCAACGGCAATCAAGGATAAACTTGACCTGCCTTATTTAGATGCACTTGTCGAAACGGGAGAGAACCTGTTTTTTCAGGAGATACCAAAAGAGTACCCTAAAGAATTAACGAATGTTTTAACGGATGAATACAAGAAGATTAACTTAACTGAATTCGGCAAAGAAGAAACGCGTAAAGCGTTTCAGCTCGCAGTATTAAAAGGGATGAAAGAAGCTGTTCAGCCTCATCATGCCATGACGCCAGATGCTGTTGCTTTATTTGCAGGCTATCTTGTTCAAAAGTTTGCTAATAAATCCGAAACCCTAACCCTTTTAGACCCTGTAGTGGGCTCAGGGAATTTGATAACAGCTGTCATGAACCAGCTTAAAGATAAAGAAACAGTTGCTTTTGGAGTAGAAGTAGATGAAACACTTTTACGATTAGCTTGGGTAAATGCTAATATACAAAAACATAAAGTAGAGCTTTTTCATCAAGACGTGATCAAGCCGCTTTATGCTGATCCGGTTGATGTGGTGATTGCAGATCTGCCTGTTGGCTATTATCCTGACGATGAAAGTGCAAAAGCATTTAAGGTCCATGAAAAAGAAGGTCATACATTCGCGCATCATCTAATCATTGAACAAGCGATCCATCACTTGAAAGAAGCAGGTATAGGCCTATTTATTGTACCGAACAACATTTTTGAAAGTGAACAAGCTGAGCTGCTTAAAGCGTGGATGAAAGAAACAGTCACGGTATTAGGGCTTTTACAGCTTCCGGAATCATTATTCAAATCTGCTGTTCACGCCAAAAGCATCCTAATTCTGCAAAAGAATGGAGAAGGAGCTATAAAGCCTAAACAAGCGATGCTTGCTCAGCTGCCGTCCTTCTCGAACAAAAATGGATTAGGAAATGTCATGGAACAGATGAATGATTGGTTTAAAACAGAATGGGAACGTGAAAAATAACAGCGTGGGATAAAACCTATGCTGTTTTTTTATGTGTTTGCAAACGGATTCAAGTCTGAATTGCATGAATATAAGGTGTAAGCGTTTTACAACCTTGATATTAACAATGGGCAGTGTTTAAATAAGGAAGGATTATAGTATCAAATGAGACAGAAGTGTGCTGACTGCATCCTTCTTTTTCATTGAATATGAAGGAGATGGCTATTTTGGCTAAAATTATTGCAATTAATGCCGGAAGCTCGTCCTTAAAATTTCAGTTACTTCAAATGCCTGAAGAAGAGGTACTGACAAAAGGACTTGTAGAACGTATCGGATTAAACGACTCAGTTTTCACGATCGAAGTAAATGGTGAAAAAGTAAAAGAAATTAAAGATATTCATGATCATTCAGAAGCAGTGTCTATGCTTTTAGATAAATTAGTTAAACATAACATTATTTCTTCCCTTGATGAGATCGAAGGAATTGGCCACCGTGTCGTTCATGGCGGAGAAAAGTTTAATGATTCTGTTCTTATCACAGATGAGATATTAAATGAAATTGAAGAGATTTCATATCTTGCGCCATTGCACAATCCAGCCAATGTTGTTGGAATTAAAGCGTTCAAAACGGTATTGCCTGATGTACCTGCAGTTGCCGTTTTTGATACAGCTTTCCATCAGTCCATGCCTGAAAAATCATTTTTATACAGCCTTCCATACGAATATTACGAAGAGTATGGTATTCGTAAATACGGATTCCACGGAACAAGTCATAAATATGTTTCTGAAAGAGCAGCAGAGCTTCTTGGACGTCCGGTTGAACAGCTTCGTCTTTTATCTTGCCATTTAGGAAACGGTGCAAGCATTGCAGCGATCGAAGGTGGAAAATCAATTGATACCTCTATGGGTTTCACACCTTTAGCGGGTGTTACAATGGGAACTCGTTCAGGTAACATTGATCCATCATTAATCCCTTATATCATGCAAAAGACAGGTCAAAGTGCTGAAGAAGTAATTAATGTATTGAACAATAAGAGTGGAATGCTAGGTGTTTCTGGATTCTCTTCTGACCTTCGTGACATCGAAAGTGAAGCTGAGAAAGGGAATGAACGTGCTGAACTTGCTTTAGAAGTTTTTGCTAGCCGTATCCATAAATATATCGGTTCTTATGCAGCAAGAATGGCAGGCATTGATGCAATTATCTTCACAGCTGGTATCGGTGAAAACAGTACGGCAGTTCGCGAGCGTGTACTTCGCGGATTAGAATTTATGGGTGTGTATTGGGACCCTGCTCTAAACCAAGTTCGCGGTAAAGAAGCATTTATCAGCTATCCTCACTCTCCAGTAAAAGTAATAGTCATTCCTACGAATGAAGAAGTTATGATTGCTCGAGATACGATGCGTATTGCGATGTAATTTTATAAAACAGCCTTTTCATGCCCATGCATGTAAAGGCTGTTTTTTTATTTGAAAATGCTCTGTAAAGAAGGAAAACAGATTGTTATAGCGTAAACCCTTTTATGTACTTAAAATAGTGTGCACCTATATGAGGGAGTTCTGTCTGATGTACAAAAAGGAACAATATTTATATGCTAAAGATAAAAATGTAAAAGCAAAAGTGCGTAATTATGATAAAGAGGATATTTCTGAGCTTATGAAAATCCAACGAGAAAGCTTTCCTCCTCCTTTTCCTTCTGAACTATTGTGGAATGAGAAGCAGCTGCAAAACCACATCACGCTTTTTCAGGAGGGAGCATTATGTGTGGAGATCGATGGAGTATTGGCAGGCTCAATAACAGGGCTGTTAGTGAATTTTGATCCTAGTCATCCTCGCCATACTTGGGAAGAGATAACGGACAGCGGATATATCTCAAATCATGATAACAATGGAAAAACGCTTTATGTTGTTGATATATGTGTCCGTCCTGCATACAGAAAATTGAACCTTGGCAAGCTCTTGATGCAATCATTATATGAAACCGTTGTTCATCTCAAATTAGAGCGTTTGTTAGGCGGAGGCAGAATGCCCGGGTATCGAGAGCATTCAAACAATCTTTCACCACAAGCATATGTTGAGAGAGTAGTGGAAGGAAGCATGTACGATCCAGTCATTTCGTTCTTGTTGAGATGTGGCAGAACGCCGTTAGAATTGGTTCCTGATTATTTAGAGGATGAGGAGTCATGCAATCATGCTCTTCTCATGGAATGGAGAAATCCTTTTAACGGATAAGGAAAACCTGTTGTTTTTTTACTTCAAGGAAAGATTATAATACACTATAAAAAAAGGATTTTAAGGAGGAGAAGTATGCCGTTAACAGAGCGTGAAGAGCAAATTTGGGAAGAAATCAAAGCCTGGGAAGATGATTTTTTTACATATGAACCAACAGATTTTGGCCGTACTTATGAAAAATGGGCAACGCGACAAATGGATCTTCTGTCTGAAGAGATGCAGGAGACAATCGGAGAATATGTGGATTCTGTATTGTTCCATATTCATGCTCTTATACAAAACTCTCAATTCCAGTTAGATACTAAACAAAGAATCCTTTCTGAGGCAAGAGTATTTCGAGATGATATTCTTGAGATTGAAGATTTAAAGAAGTGCTCGATCGACCAATTATCTTATATGGCAGATCAACAGATCGCCCGAAACCGCCTTCTTTCCTTTTCTCAAGGCGGACTTGCCGGAACGGGTGGACTTCTCTTTTTAGGAACAGATCTACCAGCAATGGTGGCACTCGGAATTCGTTCAGTTCAATCGATCGCCATGCATTATGGATATGACATTCAAAGACCTGCTGAAATGATGAGATCGCTAAAAGTCTATCATGCAGCTACTATGCCAAAACGCTTTCAGCAAGAGAAATGGGACGAGCTAATGGCAGAGATTCGAGAAGAAGAAGATCCTATTTTTTATGCTGGGAAAGATGTTATTGCAGATATCTCGTGGATGTCTCACCCGATTCAGCAAGCGGTTAAGATGATGGCCATTCTTCTTCTTAGAAAGAAGCTGACACAAGGATTGCCTATTTTCGGTATGGCTTTGGGGGCTGTCATGAACTATCAGCAATCTAGAAAAATTACAGAAATCGCACACAAGTTTTATCAAAAACGATATCTTTATGAAAAATATTAAGAAACAGGTGTTATTAAAATGAGTGTTCAAGAACATAAAGCACGAGCACCGAAAATAGTGAATTGCATGATCGTAACGGTAAGTGATACACGAAATGAAGAGACGGATAAAAGCGGAAAGCTGATCCAGACATTTTTGAAATCCCAAAATCATGTGATCGCAGAATATAGAATTGTTAGCGATGATAAAGAACGGATTCAGATTGCCGCGCAGTTTGGAATTCAAAACGATAACATTGATGTAGTTCTTTTTAACGGTGGTACAGGAATAGCGTCTAGAGATGTAACGATTGAATCTCTCATCCCCTTATTTGACAAAGAAATCACGGGTTTCGGAGAACTGTTTCGTATGTTAAGCTACACTGAGGATATCGGATCGAGTGCCATGTTAAGCCGTGCTATTGCTGGTGTTAAAGATAGGACGGCAATATTTGCCCTGCCAGGTTCGTCGGGAGCTGTGAAATTAGGAATGGAAAAATTAATAATGCCAGAGCTGAATCATGTCGTACAACAGCTGCAAAAATAAAGAGGGTGCTTATGCATCCTCTTTTTTATCCGTGTATTTTTGATGAGATGTTTTGATTCAATCTATACCATAACCAAAGATCATTGATGACGGAGGCTAAACTGGCAATTTTGTAGTTCAGCTCACATGATATTTCAAAGTTTTCTTCCGAAGATAACTGATCTTGGAGTTCATTGATGTGTTTTTCAATTTGCCCGATTCGATCTGGAATCGTCCCTCTTATTTTCTCCCAATGCAACAGAATGGCTGCTTGCAAAGCTTTATCATACGTTCCCCAAGGCTTATTTAAATGCGGCACGGATATTCCGAGCCTGTCATCCCATACAAAGTTATTTTGCAAAATAAATCACCTCTATCCCTATTGTACAAAAGGGTGCATGCTGATGCGAGATAAATGTTAAAAGTTATTTTTATTCATTTTAAAGAATAACCTTGCAATTTTCATTGGAATTTTGTTATAGTATGAACTATCTTAAATGGTATTTTTATAAACAATAATGTATAAAAATAAATAATTATTCATTTTAGTAATCAACAGGAGGAGAGATTTCATATGGGGAAAAAAGTTGTTTTAGCTTATTCTGGGGGATTAGATACATCGGTTGCTATACCGTGGTTAGCGGATAAAGGATATGAGGTAATTGCATTATGCTTGGATGTGGGTGAGGGGAAGGATCTTCCTTTTATACAATCAAAAGCACTATCAATCGGAGCATCTGAATCCATCGTATTGGATGTTCAAAAAGAATACGCTGAAGAATATGCATTAGTCGCTCTTCAGTCACATGCACTTTATGAAGGGAAATATCCATTGATCTCTGCTTTAAGCCGCCCGCTTATCGCTAAAAAGTTAGTTGAGACAGCTGAAAAATATGGTGCAACTGCTGTTGCTCATGGCTGTACAGGTAAAGGGAACGACCAAGTGCGTTTTGAAGTTTCTGTTGCAGCACTAGCACCAGAACTTGAGGTGCTCGCACCAGTCCGTGAATGGAGCTGGTCGCGTGAAGAAGAAATTCAATATGCAAAACAGCATGATATTCCAGTGCCTATCAAAAAAG is from Fictibacillus sp. b24 and encodes:
- a CDS encoding amidohydrolase produces the protein MGTLFHNGKICTMVTEGEFCEAVFVENGLITETGTEKELTDKYFESIIKKIDLQGNIMYPGFVDSHLHLIGHGEKLIRLDLSEMKSAEEMESALREKVNTLDSDEWLIGEGWNENNFIDRKIFHKNELDAISEGRPVLLSRVCRHAFLANSKALDLAGITKETPDPAGGIIVRDSNGEPTGLLHDTAAELVKKVVPEVSQEYLNRALKTSVQHLHSLGITGGHSEDLSYYGYVERPLKAYKSVIEEERLKFRAHLLVHHEALNDFKEIKQDYQIPFVEYGALKIFADGAFGGRTAWLSQPYNDAPETSGVSIHEDEGLLQLVQIARENSMNIAVHTIGDMALKQTIAVIKKCPPKKGRDRLIHVGLVDEELIKDMKQLSVILDIQPGFVASDFPWLIERLGTDRIPYAFPFRTLIDEGLICAGGSDAPIEPVNPLLGIFAAVARRKPGENHEGYVPLQKLTMYEAIGIYTSGSAAAIMQEHHRGLIKEGYIADFTVLDRDLFQTPIDDILDVNVVYTIVDGDIVYEKTT
- a CDS encoding NAD kinase, which codes for MTVRNKIFFFYKKEDSILEKTELLKSLAISEGFEVVENEKEANIIASIGGDGSFLQAVRKTGFRDDCLYVGVSTLESEFYCDFHIDDQAGMIEAMKNEQIEVRKYPALSVNIDGQGSFYCLNECSLRSSIIRTLEIDVFIDDLYFETFRGDGLIISTPTGSTAYNKSVNGAVVDPMLACYQISELASLNNNHYRTLGSSFLLSDNRKMTLMIKHDNSHYPIIGMDNEAMSIKHCEKLSFELTDKRIKTVKLKDNSFWHKVRRSFL
- a CDS encoding MogA/MoaB family molybdenum cofactor biosynthesis protein, which translates into the protein MSVQEHKARAPKIVNCMIVTVSDTRNEETDKSGKLIQTFLKSQNHVIAEYRIVSDDKERIQIAAQFGIQNDNIDVVLFNGGTGIASRDVTIESLIPLFDKEITGFGELFRMLSYTEDIGSSAMLSRAIAGVKDRTAIFALPGSSGAVKLGMEKLIMPELNHVVQQLQK
- a CDS encoding class I SAM-dependent methyltransferase, which produces MSSFKDVEKLFVTMDNTATAIKDKLDLPYLDALVETGENLFFQEIPKEYPKELTNVLTDEYKKINLTEFGKEETRKAFQLAVLKGMKEAVQPHHAMTPDAVALFAGYLVQKFANKSETLTLLDPVVGSGNLITAVMNQLKDKETVAFGVEVDETLLRLAWVNANIQKHKVELFHQDVIKPLYADPVDVVIADLPVGYYPDDESAKAFKVHEKEGHTFAHHLIIEQAIHHLKEAGIGLFIVPNNIFESEQAELLKAWMKETVTVLGLLQLPESLFKSAVHAKSILILQKNGEGAIKPKQAMLAQLPSFSNKNGLGNVMEQMNDWFKTEWEREK
- a CDS encoding acetate kinase; protein product: MAKIIAINAGSSSLKFQLLQMPEEEVLTKGLVERIGLNDSVFTIEVNGEKVKEIKDIHDHSEAVSMLLDKLVKHNIISSLDEIEGIGHRVVHGGEKFNDSVLITDEILNEIEEISYLAPLHNPANVVGIKAFKTVLPDVPAVAVFDTAFHQSMPEKSFLYSLPYEYYEEYGIRKYGFHGTSHKYVSERAAELLGRPVEQLRLLSCHLGNGASIAAIEGGKSIDTSMGFTPLAGVTMGTRSGNIDPSLIPYIMQKTGQSAEEVINVLNNKSGMLGVSGFSSDLRDIESEAEKGNERAELALEVFASRIHKYIGSYAARMAGIDAIIFTAGIGENSTAVRERVLRGLEFMGVYWDPALNQVRGKEAFISYPHSPVKVIVIPTNEEVMIARDTMRIAM
- a CDS encoding EcsC family protein, which encodes MPLTEREEQIWEEIKAWEDDFFTYEPTDFGRTYEKWATRQMDLLSEEMQETIGEYVDSVLFHIHALIQNSQFQLDTKQRILSEARVFRDDILEIEDLKKCSIDQLSYMADQQIARNRLLSFSQGGLAGTGGLLFLGTDLPAMVALGIRSVQSIAMHYGYDIQRPAEMMRSLKVYHAATMPKRFQQEKWDELMAEIREEEDPIFYAGKDVIADISWMSHPIQQAVKMMAILLLRKKLTQGLPIFGMALGAVMNYQQSRKITEIAHKFYQKRYLYEKY
- the tpx gene encoding thiol peroxidase, which translates into the protein MMSVTFKEKPVTLLGNEVKVGDQAPDFKVLANDMSEVTLADSKGSVRLIAAVPSVDTGVCDAEVRRFNEEASKLDNVKVLTVSVDLPFAQKRWCAAAGIENVQTLSDHRDLSFGKAYGVAIEELRLLARSVFVIDSSDKITYVEYVSEVTSHPNYEAAIEAAKAAK
- a CDS encoding DUF2953 domain-containing protein, producing MNWILLIIGILVFLLVLLCVSTIHISVYFVHRNDNSDITVTLRMYRFIKYKMNVPLISIDAQDHSIKIREEKQGTMGQKKEKKKKVSFRQLKNQYVSFKKMLSHIHHFYKILAAFLKKIKVKKVEWHSAVGLGEASSSAIAAGTVWGFKGIALQVMHTFFKLEGNPNISVVPVFQGMHSETRFSCMFSFKIGHAIVVMLKILKSWRMSSRSAKVNSEYMTGGM
- a CDS encoding GNAT family N-acetyltransferase, translating into MYKKEQYLYAKDKNVKAKVRNYDKEDISELMKIQRESFPPPFPSELLWNEKQLQNHITLFQEGALCVEIDGVLAGSITGLLVNFDPSHPRHTWEEITDSGYISNHDNNGKTLYVVDICVRPAYRKLNLGKLLMQSLYETVVHLKLERLLGGGRMPGYREHSNNLSPQAYVERVVEGSMYDPVISFLLRCGRTPLELVPDYLEDEESCNHALLMEWRNPFNG
- the ytfJ gene encoding GerW family sporulation protein, which gives rise to MSEHPIQGLMKTAMENLKEMIDVNTIIGDPVETPDGSVILTVSKVGFGFAAGGSEFGNQEESSRASTQQGTSSQSKEMPFGGGSGGGVSITPIAFLVVSNTGIKTIHLDNSTHLYERILDLAPGVIDKLQHIMNKNKNNQGPSSTQNHEF